Proteins from a genomic interval of Dendropsophus ebraccatus isolate aDenEbr1 chromosome 6, aDenEbr1.pat, whole genome shotgun sequence:
- the LOC138795351 gene encoding olfactory receptor 13C9-like, giving the protein MELRNHTFIKHFVLIGFSPNFQACILLFILFFVLSILTILGNIFLIVTVLLTPKLHTPMYYFLCNLSFLDLCCSLTTVPKLLLDLFSKNRTISLIGCLAQMNILMFLAVTECVLLAVMAYDRYIAICSPLRYATIMSWRLCRSITVIMWPGSFIVSTVPTMVRPLIFCRENTLNHFACEILALLEVACGDLSFYKITTVAVCFFTLILPLIFIVVSYICIIISILKIHSVNGRSKAFSTCASHLTVVLIFFVTIITMYMGKTKSFSSYLKYIALIYAVFTPVFNPVIYSLRNNDVKEGFWKILTTCSIANTVS; this is encoded by the coding sequence ATGGAGCTTAGAAATCACACATTTATTAAACATTTCGTCCTCATTGGGTTTTCTCCGAATTTTCAGGCCTGTATTTTGCTTTTCATCCTGTTTTTTGTCCTTTCTATTCTCACCATCCTGGGGAACATCTTCCTGATCGTCACCGTTCTCCTCACCCCTAAGTTACACACTCCTATGTATTATTTCCTCTGTAATCTCTCTTTTCTGGATTTGTGTTGTTCTTTGACCACTGTTCCGAAATTGCTGTTGGATCTTTTTTCCAAGAACAGAACAATTTCCCTCATCGGTTGTCTCGCACAAATGAACATTTTGATGTTTCTAGCAGTAACGGAATGCGTCCTGCTGGCAGTGATGGCCTATGACCGGTATATCGCTATATGCTCCCCCTTACGTTACGCCACCATTATGAGTTGGAGGCTATGTAGATCCATCACTGTTATTATGTGGCCGGGAAGTTTCATTGTATCAACTGTTCCGACCATGGTGAGACCTCTTATATTCTGCAGAGAGAACACATTGAACCATTTTGCTTGTGAGATCTTGGCTCTTCTGGAGGTGGCGTGCGGTGACCTCTCCTTCTATAAGATAACTACAGTTGCCGTATGTTTTTTCACATTAATATTACCTCTAATCTTTATTGTGGTGTCTTATATCTGTATAATTATTTCTATATTGAAAATCCATTCAGTCAATGGTAGATCCAAGGCTTTCTCCACCTGCGCCTCCCACCTTACTGTGGTGCTGATATTTTTTGTTACGATTATCACCATGTATATGGGGAAGACAAAAAGTTTTTCATCTTATCTGAAATATATCGCTCTAATTTATGCTGTTTTTACTCCTGTGTTTAATCCTGTGATCTACAGCCTGAGGAATAATGATGTAAAAGAAGGTTTTTGGAAAATCTTGACTACATGTTCTATAGCAAATACAGTGTCGTAA